Proteins from one Setaria italica strain Yugu1 chromosome V, Setaria_italica_v2.0, whole genome shotgun sequence genomic window:
- the LOC101757328 gene encoding CRIB domain-containing protein RIC4-like isoform X2, protein MSKDQLPRRFIAIPFSSGCRSHSSVDVVDTARHAGKKPHPQGIEFGVVPGGASARPAAAAAAGKGESLVARLLRGFKNLSQIFAVYDEDDEEEEREMVIGLPTDVKHVAHIGWDGSTSTTTSLRSWNRAAPPPPPASSSSSSASASTSAAAAPATQHQHQPPEQYPLPLPALDMRQFELAMAAQAAAGTSGPHRRHS, encoded by the exons ATGAGCAAGGACCAGCTGCCGCGACGGTTCATCGCCATCCCCTTCTCCTCCGGCTGCCGCTCCCACTCCAGCGTCGACGTCGTCGACACCGCGCGCCACGCCGGCAAGAAGCCCCACCCGCAAG GGATTGAGTTCGGGGTCGTGCCGGGCGGCGcgtcggcgaggccggcggcggcggcggcggcgggcaaggggGAGTCGCTGGTGGCGCGGCTCCTCCGCGGGTTCAAGAACCTGTCCCAGATCTTCGCGGTGTACGACgaggacgatgaggaggaggaacggGAGATGGTGATCGGGCTCCCCACGGACGTCAAGCACGTGGCGCACATCGGCTGGGAcggcagcaccagcaccaccaccagcctcCGCTCCTggaaccgcgccgcgccgcccccaccaccggcatcctcctcctcctcgtccgcgtccgcgtccacctcggccgccgccgcgccggcgacccagcaccagcaccagccgccggagcagTACCCGCTGCCCCTGCCGGCGCTCGACATGCGGCAGTTCGAGCTCGCCATGGCCgcccaggccgccgccggcaccagcGGCCCCCACCGGCGCCACAGCTAG
- the LOC101757328 gene encoding CRIB domain-containing protein RIC4-like isoform X1 → MSKDQLPRRFIAIPFSSGCRSHSSVDVVDTARHAGKKPHPQAGIEFGVVPGGASARPAAAAAAGKGESLVARLLRGFKNLSQIFAVYDEDDEEEEREMVIGLPTDVKHVAHIGWDGSTSTTTSLRSWNRAAPPPPPASSSSSSASASTSAAAAPATQHQHQPPEQYPLPLPALDMRQFELAMAAQAAAGTSGPHRRHS, encoded by the exons ATGAGCAAGGACCAGCTGCCGCGACGGTTCATCGCCATCCCCTTCTCCTCCGGCTGCCGCTCCCACTCCAGCGTCGACGTCGTCGACACCGCGCGCCACGCCGGCAAGAAGCCCCACCCGCAAG CAGGGATTGAGTTCGGGGTCGTGCCGGGCGGCGcgtcggcgaggccggcggcggcggcggcggcgggcaaggggGAGTCGCTGGTGGCGCGGCTCCTCCGCGGGTTCAAGAACCTGTCCCAGATCTTCGCGGTGTACGACgaggacgatgaggaggaggaacggGAGATGGTGATCGGGCTCCCCACGGACGTCAAGCACGTGGCGCACATCGGCTGGGAcggcagcaccagcaccaccaccagcctcCGCTCCTggaaccgcgccgcgccgcccccaccaccggcatcctcctcctcctcgtccgcgtccgcgtccacctcggccgccgccgcgccggcgacccagcaccagcaccagccgccggagcagTACCCGCTGCCCCTGCCGGCGCTCGACATGCGGCAGTTCGAGCTCGCCATGGCCgcccaggccgccgccggcaccagcGGCCCCCACCGGCGCCACAGCTAG
- the LOC101757991 gene encoding nucleolin, which yields MDGRRPEMRRTMTLSEQLSTSDPAIRDFLKIPHDADVGGSPAAGDAAGGGGTGGWKPLRDRLRLRRAAAAWPPPKPRAPAPAPAAHAPTNSGDLSNSSSANSRSNRYNYSPGEAAAAFSRTFSRAPSLRATPTFSRVASTRVGPASSRSSSRRPATYNFRDLDEERHDDGGGDDQEEDDDDEDDEGHEEEEEEGKEEAPAAQMSLMALLEQSDSQWDDDEDDEGGGGGARKNGEGDDDDDDGEGREEEMVHVCCVCMVRHKGAAFIPCGHTFCRLCSRELWVSRGNCPLCNGFIQEILDIF from the coding sequence ATGgacggccggcggccggagatGCGGCGGACCATGACGCTTTCCGAGCAGTTGTCCACGTCCGACCCGGCCATCCGCGACTTCCTCAAGATCCCCCACGACGCCGACGTCGGCGGGAGCCCCGCGGCCGGAgacgccgcgggcggcggcgggacgggtGGCTGGAAGCCGCTCCGTgaccggctccggctccgccgcgcggcggccgcatggccgccgcccaagccccgcgcgcccgcgcccgcgcccgcggcccATGCCCCGACGAACAGCGGCGAcctcagcaacagcagcagcgccaacagccgcagcaacaggTACAACTACTcccccggcgaggcggcggcggcgttctcCCGCACCTTCTCCCGCGCGCCCTCGCTCCGCGCGACGCCCACGTTCTCGCGCGTCGCGTCCACCCGGGtcggccccgcctcctcccggtcCAGCTCCAGGCGCCCCGCGACGTACAACTTCCGCGATCTCGACGAGGAACGCcacgacgacggtggcggcgacgaccaGGAGGAAGATGACGATGACGAGGATGATGAGGgacacgaggaggaggaggaggaaggcaagGAGGAGGCGCCCGCGGCGCAGATGTCGCTGATGGCGCTGCTGGAGCAGTCGGACAGCCAgtgggacgacgacgaggacgacgagggcggcggcggcggcgcgcggaagaacggcgagggcgacgacgacgacgacgacggcgaggggcgggaggaggagatggtgcACGTGTGCTGCGTGTGCATGGTGCGGCACAAGGGCGCGGCCTTCATTCCCTGCGGCCACACCTTCTGCCGGCTCTGCTCCCGCGAGCTCTGGGTCAGCCGCGGCAACTGCCCGCTCTGCAACGGATTCATCCAGGAGATCCTCGACATCTTCTGA